One part of the Oncorhynchus clarkii lewisi isolate Uvic-CL-2024 chromosome 7, UVic_Ocla_1.0, whole genome shotgun sequence genome encodes these proteins:
- the LOC139414069 gene encoding thiamine transporter 1-like: MSQLYPTILLCVYGFFSNLRPSEPFLTAFLMGPDKNLTETELVNEIYPIWTYSYLVLLFPVFLATDYLCYKPVLILQAVSLVVTYFMLVKAQGVLAMQLLELFFGLATATDIAYYSYIYSVVEPAQYQRVTGYCRSITLLGSAAGSLAGQLLVSVAQIPLLYLCIITLVSAVLAFVAPWFLPMPSKSLFFHKRQGTEGEKPVHQNSRVPMDEAEDPESKVPLKIDEVTMVVTASDGGGASSGLVDVLRILWEDFLQCYSCPALLAWSVWWALSTCGYFQLVNYVQALWEKVLPSQEFEIYNGYVETVSTLLGALAAFGVGSIKVSWAVWGELALCIFSVVMAVAVYLMDTIRNIWVCYTSYVVFRATYMLLITIATFQIAANLSMQRYALVFGVNTFIALLLQTLLTVVVVDSVGLGLDIFPQFLIYASYFAVIAVIFLMAGLYKLMLRRRSQPAAQPQTDSGETESDCLSRDSPPLNELQQITGT; encoded by the exons ATGTCTCAACTATATCCCACGATCTTACTTTGTGTTTATGGATTCTTCTCTAATCTCCGACCTTCTGAGCCTTTCTTAACTGCGTTTTTGATGGGACCTGATAAAAACCTTACTGAAACAGAG CTTGTAAATGAAATCTACCCAATATGGACCTATTCCTACCTCGTGCTACTCTTCCCAGTCTTCCTAGCCACGGACTACCTGTGTTACAAGCCTGTGCTGATCCTGCAGGCGGTGAGCTTGGTAGTGACCTACTTTATGCTAGTGAAGGCCCAGGGCGTGCTGGCCATGCAGCTTCTGGAGTTGTTCTTTGGCCTCGCCACTGCCACAGACATAGCCTACTACTCTTACATCTACAGTGTGGTGGAGCCGGCCCAGTACCAGAGAGTCACTGGTTACTGTCGTAGTATTACGTTACTGGGCTCCGCTGCTGGCTCGCTGGCTGGGCAGCTGCTAGTGTCTGTGGCTCAGATCCCACTGCTCTACCTCTGTATTATCACATTGGTGTCGGCCGTCTTGGCCTTCGTGGCGCCCTGGTTTTTGCCCATGCCCAGCAAGAGCTTGTTCTTCCATAAGCGCcaggggacagagggggagaagcCGGTGCATCAGAACAGCAGGGTTCCCATGGATGAAGCAGAGGACCCTGAGAGCAAAGTACCTCTGAAGATTGATGAGGTCACCATG GTCGTGACGGCCAGTGATGGGGGTGGAGCTAGCAGTGGCTTAGTGGACGTGTTAAGGATCCTATGGGAAGACTTCCTGCAGTGCTACTCATGCCCTGCCCTCCTGGCTTGGTCGGTGTGGTGGGCCCTCTCTACGTGTGGCTACTTCCAGTTGGTCAACTATGTTCAGGCCCTGTGGGAGAAAGTCCTGCCTTCCCAGGAGTTTGAGATCTACAATGGATACGTGGAGACAGTCTCCACCTTGTTAG GTGCGTTAGCAGCCTTCGGGGTGGGCTCCATCAAGGTCTCCTGGGCAGTCTGGGGAGAGCTGGCTCTCTGCATCTTCTCAGTGGTCATGGCTGTGGCTGTGTACCTCATGGACACCATCAGGAACATCTGGGTGTGCTACACCTCCTATGTGGTCTTCAGAGCCACCTACATGCTGCTGATAACCATCGCTAC GTTTCAGATTGCTGCCAACCTGAGTATGCAGCGATATGCCTTAGTGTTTGGAGTGAACACTTTCATTGCCTTGCTGCTTCAGACTCTGCTTACTGTTGTTGTAGTGGACTCTGTCGGGCTGGGCCTGGACATTTTCCCTCAG tttCTCATATACGCCAGCTACTTCGCTGTGATCGCAGTGATCTTCCTCATGGCCGGGCTGTACAAGCTGATGTTGAGGAGAAGATCCCAGCCAGCGGCCCAGCCTCAGACTGATAGTGGAGAGACTGAGTCAGACTGCCTTAGCAGAGACTCTCCTCCCCTCAACGAGCTGCAGCAGATCACAGGGACATGA